From Polynucleobacter sp. MWH-P3-07-1:
ATTAATCGAGGCATTGCGTGTTTTGCCTGGAGTAGGGCCTAAGTCTGCGCAGCGCATGGCCTTCTATTTATTGCAGCATGATCGCAATGGTGCAGCAGTACTGGCTCAATCTCTTGGTGAAGCAGTCGAGACCGTAGGGCACTGCGCGCGCTGCAATACCTTTTCTGAAGACCAGATTTGCTCTACCTGCTCGGATGGACGGCGTGATCCCTCTTTGCTCTGCATTGTGGAGACACCTGCCGATCAAATCATGGTGGAGCAAACCCTGAGCTTTAAGGGAAATTATTTTGTGCTGATGGGTCGCATCTCACCCCTAGATGGCATGGGCCCCAATGAAATTCATTTTGATCGTTTGATGATCCGAATTGAAAACCCCGATGCCGGAGTGCCTGTCAGAGAAGTGGTACTAGCTACCAATTTCACGAGCGAAGGGGAGGCCACTGCCCATTACATCGGTGAAGTACTCAAGGCCAAAGGCATTAAGGTCACCCGCATTGCCAGGGGCATACCGGTGGGTGGTGAGCTCGAGTACGTCGATGCGGGAACACTCGCCCGAGCCATGATGGATCGCCGCACATTAGGCTAAATAGCCCACCAGTAGTGCACTGACAGCCAGTCGATGCCCTTTTTTAATGTAAATTAGGCAACTTTTCACAAATTAGACATATTTTCTCATTTACAATGAGAATCATTCCTATTTACAAGCAAGGTTGTTTTGAAGCGTTTCCACCTCTATCTCATTGCCTGCTTGCTCAGTACGCTTTGCTTTGCTGCTTTTGCCCAAAAAGCAGGGACTGGCGCCGATCAAATATCGAGTATCGAACAGCCAATCAGTTGGTTTCCGACCGAGTATTCCATCGGCAGCATGCCGGTGAATGTTCACGGTCAAACAACCTATATCAACCAGCGCTATAACAATTTCACGGCATCCTATTCTGGACTGAACAGTATGTCGGCCCAAAAGTCGATGAGCTACACCTGGTCTGGCACATTGTTCTTTGGCGCTCGAATCTTGCCGGATACCGATGTGTATTTCAACCCAGAGGTCTTTTCAGGGGTGCCATTTTCAGGATTGGTTGGTTTAGCTGGCTTTACAAACGGTGAAGCCAATAAAGCGGCCGGCTCTCAAGCGAAGTTTTACTCAGCGCGTGCCTTTGTGCGACACACTATTAATCAAGAGGGTGACAAAGTCGAGCTGGCAGATGAAGCTAACCAAATCTCTCAAATTGTCAGTAGCAATCGCGTAGTGCTGACGGGCGGACAGTTTTCTGTTCTCGATATTTTTGATGACAGTACTTACGCCAAGGATCCCCGCATTCAATTCATGAACTGGGGTAATTTGACTTATCTAGCTTATGACTATGCGGCGGATGCCCGAGGCTATAGCTGGGGCTTAGCGGGTGAATGGTATCGAGATAACTGGGTCTTGCGTGCAGCTCGCATGTTAGCGCCTAAAGATCCGAATGGACGCGATTTGAACTGGCAAATCTTCCAATCGTACGGCGATCAGGTGGAGGTCGAGCGTCAGCACAATATTG
This genomic window contains:
- a CDS encoding carbohydrate porin: MKRFHLYLIACLLSTLCFAAFAQKAGTGADQISSIEQPISWFPTEYSIGSMPVNVHGQTTYINQRYNNFTASYSGLNSMSAQKSMSYTWSGTLFFGARILPDTDVYFNPEVFSGVPFSGLVGLAGFTNGEANKAAGSQAKFYSARAFVRHTINQEGDKVELADEANQISQIVSSNRVVLTGGQFSVLDIFDDSTYAKDPRIQFMNWGNLTYLAYDYAADARGYSWGLAGEWYRDNWVLRAARMLAPKDPNGRDLNWQIFQSYGDQVEVERQHNIGGLPGKVSVLAYRNKMVLARFQDATNYVLQNNAQGSQAINNVRTNEQFKTGIGINGEQALSNTVGIYGRAFTSDGHSETMSFTEADNSLSVGASINGLNWNREKDTIGISMMQNGLSSYRRQYLQAGGVSYFIGDYASPSQTITYKSEQIAELYYNALLVKNVLLGVNYQHVNNPAYNSARGPVQIYSFRVHAEF
- the recR gene encoding recombination mediator RecR, yielding MARPEVPQDALHRLIEALRVLPGVGPKSAQRMAFYLLQHDRNGAAVLAQSLGEAVETVGHCARCNTFSEDQICSTCSDGRRDPSLLCIVETPADQIMVEQTLSFKGNYFVLMGRISPLDGMGPNEIHFDRLMIRIENPDAGVPVREVVLATNFTSEGEATAHYIGEVLKAKGIKVTRIARGIPVGGELEYVDAGTLARAMMDRRTLG